Within the Bacteroidia bacterium genome, the region TAATCCTAAAGCTTCAATTATCAAAAAATAAGTATGAAAAATATAGCCTTTCTTTTTTTGCTCCTCCCCTATTTCTCCTTAAGTATTTTTAGTCAAGATGCTCAGGAAATAAAGGACGAAGAACGTTTCACTTCCGTCTATCCTCAGGAAAAATACCTGGCTGATCTGGATGAATTTGCAAAGAGCTTGACCGAGACTCATCCACAAGCTTATGAATTTATGAGCAAAGAAGATTTCTGGAAATCTGTTTCGGAAAAGAAAAATTCTATCAGCTCTAAAACGACCCTAAGCGAATTCATTTGGATGTGCAGTGAGCTCATTGCGAATCTGGGATGTAGTCATAGCAATTTGGGCTTTTTCAATCAGGAATTTCATTTACTGCCTGATTCGTTGAGATTTCCCATTGATAGTCGTTTTATAGGGGAAAGTTGTTTCATCACAGATCCTCTGGTAAATGCAGATAGAGTAAGTATAGGAGAGGAAATCATTTCGATAAATGGACTCAGTATAGCAGAGATCAAGGCCGGAATTTTCAAACATATTTCTTCAGATGGATACAATCCTCAAAGAAAAAAGGGCATGCTCAATGTAGAATTTAACTCCTACCTCTCTTATTTTCTGGGATTTCCAGCTTCATACAGCATTGTACTTAAAGGCAAAAAAGCGCCTATCCAGCTTAGAGCCTTGAAGAAATACAATTTCAATCCCAGGAATGCCTATGATTCGGGTTGTAAGGACAGATTATGTGCAGAAATTTCAGAAAAAGAGAATACCGCTCAACTGACAATCCGCAGTTTTTATTTTGGAGATAAAGTACAAGCCTATTACAGTTTCATTGACAGTGTATTTGAGGTTATGAATACAAAGCAAATCCAGCATTTGATTGTCGATGTACGAGGCAATGGAGGTGGCCCTAGCTTTACCGCTTCCCATTTACTCAAGTATTTGGCAGAAAAACCTTTCACCTATTTCAGCAAAGAAACGCGCTATGAAGAGGCATTCAACTTACCTATGGAGCCTTATGAAAATGCTTATAAAGGGAAGATCTATGTCTTAATGGATGAAGGCTGTGGATCCACCACCGGACATTTTCTCTCCCTGCTTGAAGATCAGCAAATCGGAACATTGGTAGGGACAGAATCGGGAAGTACATTTAGCTGCAATGATAATAGCCAAAATTTCAAGCTTACTCATACGGGTATATCATATAGAGTGGCCAGGAACACTTTTACAACAACTGCACAGGGTTTAGCCAAAAACAGAGGCATTTTGCCGGATCATCCGGTTGAGCAAACACTCAAAGATTTTCTAAACAATCGGGATACAGCTCTTGAATTCACCCAGGCATTGATAAAAGAAGGCAGGGATTAGTAAAAAAGGTCAGGAATAAGAGGCTTGGGAGTCCCCCTGTTTTTTAGGATATCTGGTGCAAACGGAAAACTTACTTTTCCCTTCTTTGCATTCCCATCTATGTGGATAAAAATTCGATTTATTTTGCGGAAAGCATATGTATATTCGGCATCAAATACATGTCGTCTAAAAATCATGAGAGTCTTTTCACTTAGCCTAATCTTTTTCCTTTCCTCATTCTGTCTTTCCGCTCAAAATTCAGATAACAATCTCCCCCTAAGATTCCTTTTCGAAGGAGCCCTTGAATTTGGTGGAGAACCCGTTGCAGAGGTTCTATTTACCAATGGAGATACACAGTCCGTAAATGCCGGACAAGGAGGCTCAATCAGAGTCGGTGGAGAATTTAGCGTCCCGAAACTCGAGCAATTGCGCTTTCGTGCATCTGCCGGAATCAAATACGTAACTACCGCTGCTGATAATGTTAACATTCGTTTGACACGAATCCCCATTCATCTCACCGCAAACTGGATGATCACAGATGATATTCGTTTGGGGGTCGGTCTGGTCAGTCACCAAAATATCAACTTTAAAGCAGATGGCATTGGAGATGATCTCCGCTTTAATGCGGCCAATGGACCCATTTTTGAAATTGCCTGGAAGGGAGTTGGGATAAACTTTACGTTGATGGAATACAGGGATAATATGGGTGAAACTTATTCTGCTAATGCGATAGGAGTTACTTTTTCCGGAGTTTTGCCAAAAAGATAGAAAATCAATTTACTGCTGTTTGGGATATCCGGTGATTAGTACTAATTTATCTGTACACACAATTTTTTTCGCCATGCCCTATTTAAATGACTGGTCGGAATACGCCGGATACCAGAACCACATCAAAGGATTAAAACTCAAACATTTCGCTCCTAATGAACTTCTGGGTTCGATAGGGAAAGTGAGAAATGGGATCACCAATGAAGGGCCACCTCCTGCGGTTTGGGGCAATATCGTTCCCACTGTAATTATCCTGGATCAATTGAGAGCAGAAATGGGAGCACCAATTCGCATCAATTCCTGCTATCGTTTCCCTGCTTACAATTCGGTAGTACCAGGCAGTTCGAAAAAAAGCATGCACATTACCTTTAGAGCCTTAGATTTTCAGGTAAGAACCAGCACACCTAAAGATAGCCTCATCAAGGCCACCAATATTCTGAAATCATGGAGAGCTGATAAAAACAAATGGTTTGAAAGTCCTGTACCGATCAATTTCCATAGAGTTCTGGACAATGAAAAATTTGAAAAACCTCTTCAGACAAAATCTGAAAATGGGAAGCACTATTTCCGTTTCTCAGGAGGAATAGGCCTGTATAATACCTTTACCCATTTTGATACAAGAGGCTATGATGCAGATTGGGATAAGCGAACGAAATCCCGCAGTCTCGCAGAGCCTGTATTCGATTGGGATGAAGTAATCGAGTACGGAGAGTAAATAAATTTTAACGTTCATAGAAGGATTTCTTTTCCTTTCCGCGTCAATAGGATTCATACCACGATCTAAACCTATTGACTTATGAACAAATCTTTCCTGTTCTGCCTATTTCTACTCACTCCATTTTTAAGTTTCAGCCAGTCTTTTTATGATGAAGCTGTCATTCAGAGCATAGAAATTACCTTTGCGCAAAGCAATTGGGATGCACTCCTTGATGCCGAAAAAGCGGGGAATGATGGCTATATCATGGCACTATCTGTCTCTATCAATGGGACGGTATTTGATAGTGTAGGAGTAAAGTATAAAGGCAACAGTACGTATAATGCCAATCAAACTAAAAATCCTTTTCATATCGAATTGGATACCTATAAGGAACAAGACTACCAGGGCTATAAGGATATAAAACTTAGCAATGGAGATAAAGATCCTTCTTTCATCCGCGAAGCCCTTTCCTATAAAATCCTGCGAAATTACATGGACGCTCCCCTGGCCAATTTCAGCCATGTCTATGTAAATTCTAGCTACCTCGGGCTCTACACCAATGTAGAAGCCATTACAAAAACCTTTGTCAGTGATCGCTTTGGCTCAAAATCAAATGCTTTTTTCAAATGTAATCCTCCTGCAGGAGCAGGCCCTGGTACCAGTACTTACCCAAATCTTGTCTATCTGGGAACAGATAGTAGCCAGTATTATAGTCGCTATGAATTGAAATCTGAGGGAGGATGGAACGAACTCATCGACTTTTGTGACACCCTGCAAAATGAGATTGCGAGCATCGAAAATATCCTGGACGTTGACAGAGCTCTTTGGATGCTGGCTTTCGATAATGTACTGGTAAATCTGGACAGTTATATAGGCAGCTTTGCCCAGAATTATTATCTCTATCGCGATGATTATGGGAGATTTTTGCCAGTGGTTTGGGATCTTAACGAATCCTTTGGCAGATTTTCTATGACGGGTACAGGAAGTTTAAATACCACCCTGGCTAAACAGCAGATGAGCCACCTCCTGAATCAAAGCAGTTCCTCTTTTCCTTTAGTCAGCAAACTCCTCAGCGTACCCAAATACAAAAAGATTTATCTCGCCCATTTTAAGACTTTATTACTGGAAAATTTTGGGAGCAATGGGCCCTATATTCAAGCTGCCCAAAGCCTTCGAACAACGATAGATGCGGCGGTGCAGGCAGATCCTAATAAGTTTTTCACCTATGCCGATTTTATCAATAACCTTAATTCAGATATCACAAGCGGAGGTGGTGGCCCGGGGGGAAGAGCCTCTACGCCTGGAATTACCAATTTGATGAATGCTAGGTATAGCTATCTAACAGCTCTTTCAGATTTTACCGCTACTGAACCTTCCATTTCAAATATCAGCCTTTCTAGCCCAAATCCTCTGCTGAATGAAATCCTAAGTGTCACTGCTGAAGTGATAAATGAAGAATCAGTCTTCCTCAGATACAGGACTGCTATTCAAGGTCCCTTTACAGAAGTCCAAATGTTTGATGATGGCCTTCACAATGATGGCTCGGCAAATGACAATATCTATGGAGCGGAATTGACCATAAATAGCACCCAAACCAGCTATTATATTTATGCAGAAAATAGCAGCATAGCGAAATTCTCTCCAACCAATGCAGAACATGAATTCTATACGATCTTCGCCAGTTCAGAAACCGTAGGTGATCTTGTGATCAATGAGTTTATGGCCTCCAATGACAATGCGGTTGCGGATCAGGATGGAGAATATGATGACTGGATCGAGCTCTATAATAAAGGGACGGAAGCTCTTGATATTGGAAACTATCACCTGAGCGATGATGGCGATGAACTGGATAAATTCACATTTCCTTCCGGAACAATCATTCAAGCCAATGAATACATAACGGTTTGGGCAGATGAAGATAGCAGCCAGGCGGGTTATCATGCCGATTTTAAAATTTCCGCAGGAGGAGAAGGACTTTATTTAAGTGATGGAGCTTTGGGCATCCTGGATTCTCTCATATTTTCTGATCAGGAAACAGATGTTTCCTTTGGGCGCTATCCCAATGGAACAGGAGCCTTCCAAACTATGCCTCACAGTTTTGGATCGGAGAATATGCTGACTACCGGCATTTTCAGCTTTGAAGAAGGAGAGGAATCCTTACGGCTTTATCCAAATCCTGCGAGTTCATCCTTCACGCTGGAATTGGGAGAAACGGCTTTTGAGGAAAGCGAAATCAAAGTCTTTGATGTAAATGCCCAACTCATTTATAAGGGTACTATGCTACAATCTACTCAGATAAATAGTAGCAATTGGACTGCGGGCATATATGTCGTCATAGTAGGAACATACAGCAAGAAGTTGATCAAATACTAAGTATAAAGACTTACTTATTCAAGCTTAATGAGCCTGGGTTTCAAATAGGAAATCCCGGGCTTTTTTCTATTTGCCCAAGTCGATAAAAGGTGGACTTTGTGAGGTTCTCCCTAAAAACTATTTATTTGTAGATCAGTTATGCAATGTATCCGTGCCGAGTAACACTACGTTTAGCACGCAGGAAATCTGATCTAGTATGTACACTCAAAAGACCTACAAAGCCTTCGACCTTGCCATGTGGACAAGGTTCGACACTCTAAAATTCATCTTCATCG harbors:
- a CDS encoding S41 family peptidase; its protein translation is MKNIAFLFLLLPYFSLSIFSQDAQEIKDEERFTSVYPQEKYLADLDEFAKSLTETHPQAYEFMSKEDFWKSVSEKKNSISSKTTLSEFIWMCSELIANLGCSHSNLGFFNQEFHLLPDSLRFPIDSRFIGESCFITDPLVNADRVSIGEEIISINGLSIAEIKAGIFKHISSDGYNPQRKKGMLNVEFNSYLSYFLGFPASYSIVLKGKKAPIQLRALKKYNFNPRNAYDSGCKDRLCAEISEKENTAQLTIRSFYFGDKVQAYYSFIDSVFEVMNTKQIQHLIVDVRGNGGGPSFTASHLLKYLAEKPFTYFSKETRYEEAFNLPMEPYENAYKGKIYVLMDEGCGSTTGHFLSLLEDQQIGTLVGTESGSTFSCNDNSQNFKLTHTGISYRVARNTFTTTAQGLAKNRGILPDHPVEQTLKDFLNNRDTALEFTQALIKEGRD
- a CDS encoding D-Ala-D-Ala carboxypeptidase family metallohydrolase, coding for MPYLNDWSEYAGYQNHIKGLKLKHFAPNELLGSIGKVRNGITNEGPPPAVWGNIVPTVIILDQLRAEMGAPIRINSCYRFPAYNSVVPGSSKKSMHITFRALDFQVRTSTPKDSLIKATNILKSWRADKNKWFESPVPINFHRVLDNEKFEKPLQTKSENGKHYFRFSGGIGLYNTFTHFDTRGYDADWDKRTKSRSLAEPVFDWDEVIEYGE
- a CDS encoding CotH kinase family protein; its protein translation is MNKSFLFCLFLLTPFLSFSQSFYDEAVIQSIEITFAQSNWDALLDAEKAGNDGYIMALSVSINGTVFDSVGVKYKGNSTYNANQTKNPFHIELDTYKEQDYQGYKDIKLSNGDKDPSFIREALSYKILRNYMDAPLANFSHVYVNSSYLGLYTNVEAITKTFVSDRFGSKSNAFFKCNPPAGAGPGTSTYPNLVYLGTDSSQYYSRYELKSEGGWNELIDFCDTLQNEIASIENILDVDRALWMLAFDNVLVNLDSYIGSFAQNYYLYRDDYGRFLPVVWDLNESFGRFSMTGTGSLNTTLAKQQMSHLLNQSSSSFPLVSKLLSVPKYKKIYLAHFKTLLLENFGSNGPYIQAAQSLRTTIDAAVQADPNKFFTYADFINNLNSDITSGGGGPGGRASTPGITNLMNARYSYLTALSDFTATEPSISNISLSSPNPLLNEILSVTAEVINEESVFLRYRTAIQGPFTEVQMFDDGLHNDGSANDNIYGAELTINSTQTSYYIYAENSSIAKFSPTNAEHEFYTIFASSETVGDLVINEFMASNDNAVADQDGEYDDWIELYNKGTEALDIGNYHLSDDGDELDKFTFPSGTIIQANEYITVWADEDSSQAGYHADFKISAGGEGLYLSDGALGILDSLIFSDQETDVSFGRYPNGTGAFQTMPHSFGSENMLTTGIFSFEEGEESLRLYPNPASSSFTLELGETAFEESEIKVFDVNAQLIYKGTMLQSTQINSSNWTAGIYVVIVGTYSKKLIKY